The window GGACTTAAGTGATCATTCCGACAAATCACTTAAAGACGTGCATTGTGAGGgaagaaagatggaaaattgCTAGATAAGACTGAGTTTGAAGTGTATTTAAGTCTATTAGAATTCAATAGCTCTGTTCCTGTTCAACTATTTGAACTCTTTTAGAAATTATATGTTGCATTGTGGTTGTTTGACAAAGGGGTGTTTTCTGAACATAATGATTctgcaaaatatatatatatgtatatatataacttttcttttcataaatctTTACTATTGGTATTTTTGTATATCTCATTCCTTCTTTGTGCATGACTGGTATGGAAGTCAGGGTTGCTCGTCTGTCTGTCTATCTGATGTGTATTAGGTTGTGACAATAGTGTTCATCTTTGGAAGAAAAGAGTCATTTGTACTGTTAGTAGATGTACTCCAAGCCATTCACTGCGTTAGAACTGTGGTTTATTTGTGAAGAATTCTCAAACATAGAGGGAGTCGAATCTATCCGATTGAAGGAGACTTTGCtctagaagaaaaaataaagatcaaGTGAGAGAATCTCACGACTTGAGGGGCGGAGCTCTAATTTGGTGGGGAGTGAGTCTCCGTCGTAGGGAAAGCTTAAGACATTCTTCAAAAATACTACAACTTAAAGGGATCCTATCCCTAAGTTATTGTGAAGAGAAATCTCACACCTAGGGTAGTCTAAGTGAAAGGTTGAGTGATTGAGTTGTTTGAGAGTCACTataattgtattaaaattaCAGATAAGTACTGTATTGTAATCATTTATCATTCATATTagtaaaaatatctttcttaaGCACACTGCCCTCAAGACGTAGGTAATATTCATTGAATTGAGTTACCAATCTCTAGTGCACTTTTTATGTTCATTTGCTAGCaattattttgtgaaataccgtaacaatatttgaaacattgtTAATGTGTAGTAGATGCCTccatataaatttcaaactcaatagtggttttggtttatttaatttaggcGATAGCTCCATGCCAAATTGTGCCAAAGTAAAATGCACactaaatcattttttatgcTAGCAGTAGCAGATGACTCGTTTtcacacaaaaacaaaatagttagcTCAACTACTTGCAAGATTCCTAAAAGTTAGTTCCATATTAGAATGAAATCAATGGAAATTTGTGCAATAAGAGCAAAGATTCAACAATTATATCAACTACAGCTATTTTGTTGTGGGTATCAAAGTTAAGAGCATCGTACTGTTGAAATGTGAAATctgtcaaaaataaataaaaatattaggaCCCACTAAAATGAGAGAACAGTAGTATACtgaataaaaattgttttttgttctaatatAGATGATGAAGTTGACAAAGTTAGTAAAAATGAGTATGAAGAGAATGATTCTTGCTTTGGCCCTCACTTTGATCCTCTTTGGattttcaattactttcatttaaacatcttgagaagaaaatgaaaaaatacaaaacaacaGTGAACTCAACTGCTAACAGAAACTTGACTCGTACTTATTCTACAAGATTGCTTCATTTAACACAAAAAGATTTTCTAATTCCTAAAGcttgtgtttttttctaaaatataatagtcggtgatatataattaaatttacgtTCAACtattagcttaagcttttaggtgactaaaatataatagtcggtgatatataattaaatttacgtTCAACtattagcttaagcttttaggTGAATTAATGGTTTAATATAGTATCAGAACAAGTGATCCAAAAAAGTCATGTGTTCAAGCCTCTGCGTTATCATTTTCtctccaattaaaattgatttccatTTGTTGGacgtttaaaatatttctagcccacaagtgaggagtgttggtgatatataattaaatttaccttcaacaACTgatttaagcttttgggtgaattgatGGTTTAATAGTAACCATTCCAAGAATTTCATGATATGAGACCAGAGTTCAGCCCTTCAAAGAGAAAATTCATGTCAACTACTGATGAGCAAATTTGTGTCGAAACAATAGAAAGATGTGGCTAAGAACATTCATTTTAGACAGTAGTAAATTATTGAATCtaccaaaagaaaagcttTCATTTAGATGAGGCAGTAGGGATCATGGCACTTCATTTCCTCACTAAATTATGAGCTTCAAACAATGCAAATGCAACACTTTGAACCGATGCAGCTCAATACTATCGATTACAACAGAATATGATCGATAATGTTTATACAAGAATATCAACTGACTACATTCTTTAACTTTATCTTTTCCTCCAAATTTTACACCATTTGTTCAAGCAAAGTATGATGATGAAGAGGATGTATCTGCCAGAATCTGCAGAACAAAAGAACAACGGGTTAGACAAAGTTTGATCATCTATATCAAGCATTAGACGGGAAGCTAAACCCACCTCCAGTTGCTCTTCACTAAATAAATCTTTCTGAATGTTCCAAGTATCAGCATGAGTCCTTCGAAACTCTGCAATAGCTTTTGTTACAGTAACTTTCACAGGTGATGGCTCCACACTGAACCGAGCAAGCAGCGTAACACACTCTGGCAGCCAACTAAAATAGTAGATACAGGAAATGGTATGAACTTATTGTTCAAATAGTTCATCAGATGGTTCAACTAGCAAAACTCCCCATATAAATCCCAGAGAAGATCCATACAAATCATATTTCATCATGAACTTCCCAGAAAGAAAACCTAAACTTAAGCTGTTCAGGCTGTCTCATGGATGTGCTAAGCTAGGTTGAATAATCATTTACCTTAGCTAACTTGGAATGCTAACATATTTAGAATGGAGAGGACTTGAATTAATGAGGATAACTATAATAGAAAATGTTGGTATTAGTGGGCTTGGCCCTTGGGGTATTTATGGAATGATTATGGAAATATTTACCCCaattcctaaatcttttcctttttttattctctttgtATTCTATTTACTCTCCTCATTGTacatattgtaaaatttataagaaaataataagaaaaatattgtggtttttctccccgtactcgggtttccacaTTGTGTCTTCTTTTCTCTACTTTCAATAGAAAATGCTCGCTATGTTGGTTATCATGCTCGGCTATATTGgttataaactattttcatggaaaaaaaaaacagaagaaagaatcTGTCAAGAATGAGTAAACATACCCCGGTATATCATAAGGAGCTGACAAGACAGAAGCTGCCAAAGCAAGTACGGCACCATGAACCGTAGCTAGCGACTGACCCGAACTTAAATTTCTGAAATTGACAACAtagatttttttgaaatagtcTGCAATAAACGCAAAACAAGCACAAAATATATGTGCGAGGCCTCCCATTtactaatattaaattaaggCTCTAGTAAAAAATGTGGAGCATACAAGACTTGAATGCTCACACTAGTCATCTTCCATTCATCCTAATGAAAGCTTTGACAGCAAGAATAACGTATTCATTCTCATTTCACTTCACATTTCTctcataaaactaaaatatatagtatGTACATGCTAGACTCATTACTATGGATGCTATTGCAAATTTGAAACCACATTCCTAATGCAGTCGAAGGCGTGGCAAGAATAAGACATTGATTCACATTTCTCAATTCTATTCATAAAAGGTTAAAAACATAACCATAAAAGTaatcaatgattttttagatTGTAGATTAGATGACATGAGACTTAAAATtaacctttttcttctctttccttgGAGATCATTTGCTTCTCTGCATGCTCGCTCACGGAAATCTTTAGCTAGATCTTCGTCCCCACCCCTCATAAGGCCTGCTAGAACAGTCGCAGCATGCTCTCTTATCTGAACAAAAAATTAGGTATCATATCAAAAGAAGATACAAATCCAGTCACCGGCCAAGGGGTCAAAGTAGCAAAATCATCTAGCAGCAAAACCTAATGCAATGGTACAGCTGCATACTTCTTGTAAATAAATAGGGAATCAGGAACTTACCTCCACTTGGTTGTCAGTTAGAAGCTTCTCAACGGTTCTCCATATTTGTTGTTTCTCTGAACTTTTGAGAATGTACGTGTGCCTGTATTAAActaaggttaaaaaaaaagtaattcaaCCGCACCACATGATGTTGCCAATATCATGTGTTTAATCGAATAAATCTAAAAGTAAAGAGAATGTCATCACAGAACAGGGGACAATGATTTCCAACCGGAACTAATTTAAAGAACAGAGGCACTGCTTGGAAGTAAAGTTAGTGAACAGCCAACTAATAGTGTACCTGTGCATGAATGATCGAAGATATGTCAAGGTAGCAGATCTTGTTCTCCAGTTAGAATCACCAGCTGAAGAGAGAATTACAGATATAACCTTCTGCAGGTGGGGCTCCCAGAAGACCCTCCATTTAAGCAATCCAAAAGCTGCCTTTGCCAATGCTGACAAATCTTTATTTGATGTCTCCTTCATAaccaaagaataaaataattataataataaataacgaCAGCGACTATGAGTTACCATATATGCAGAGTTACCCTTTTAGCCATGCTGTAATAAACCATGTAAGTTAGCAAAAAGACCCAAGAAACAAAATGCACGATTCCCTTTAGTCAAAAGATATACACTGCTATTGTGCTATTTTACTAGAGGATGCAGGAAAAGTGGTAAGAAGTCTATCAAATCTCTCTAAATGTTTGATTACAAAAGGTTCCATTAGCTGGATTAAAATTGTGGAACTTGCAATTAAATAAATCGAGTATGTGCAATAGTGAAGTTGGGTTTTGCATACCTGCAAAGAAATTACAGGATATAGAAGACCCACAATAACATCTAACAACTGAGAAGATCTTCCTGACTTCATTAATGATAGGAGAAAATAGAATAGCTGCAAAAGTGGAAGagattcaataaaataaaataaaatgatatataattgaaagttCATAACAAATAACTATGATATTTACCGTTTCCATCCATTTGACATCATCTTCTGAATCAACATTTGAGTGTCCATTTTGAGCTGTGTCCAACTTAAAAGAATGGCTTGAGTTTTGAATGTTCTTTACTGCCTGAGTTGTGCGTTCGATTAAGAGCTTAGCCCATCTTTCCTCTTTAAGTTCAACATCAACATCTTCAAGTGAATGATCGTGAGGATGAGATGTGAGAAGTCTAATGTTTGAGCAAACAACAGAAAGAGTCACACCAATTACTTCCCTTACCTgttcaagaaaacaaaacgaAGATTAATGATAGTtggcttctttttttctttttcttgtatcCAACTTAATTGGTTCAATAACAAATTTCTCGTGCTCTATAAAGCACAACCAAAATGAAGATAAGAACCATCAAGACAGAATTTGATGTCtttagaaagtaaaatagagaaaataaaagttattggAACACATGGATTCCTAGGTTCTTTTGATTACTGAATAGTTcacttgtactttgagcttttgtctcattattgttattaataaatgagacttgtttccttttcaaattctttttattgaaatacGTCAACAAACCCAGCAACCCTATGTTTGAAATTGtgatatcaataaaaaaaattcactaaCATTGAGGTAAACATACTAAAAAGTTCTAAGTTCCAAAATCTACTACGCTGATGCACTTATATTCATATGTcatcaacattttctttaatctcaCTTGATGATTTTAAAGGGCAAAGGTGGAAATAAGCACATCTTCCGAAAAATAATGatacaaaaatttcatgtgATGCATTTTCCCATTATACTATAAAAATTacttattctaaaaaatattttcaaatacaagaTAGCACTCTGCATTTTCTAATCTCAAagccaaaaggaaaaaaggtcAAATTAttacccaaaaaagaaaaaaagaaaaaaaaccagtTTGGTTCTAATGGTTTGGAGAGTTAGAATTTAGTCCTCATCATTTGATAAAAACCTTGCCATACAGAAAATTTGTGAGGTGTTTGAAAAAACCCTTACCATAGAGACTACTTACAGGGCTTTATCAACTGATAAGAACGAAATTCTAACTTCTAAAACTGCAAGAACTGAATTCTAACTTCTCCCAACCATAGGGACCAAATTTGTGatttaacaaaaaaggaagagaagaaataacaGATAAGGAATTTAAGGTGATCCAGGTAGGCATACTTATTTGGAAAGTTGAGTTCAAAGCCCACACCTTATGTAACCCCCCATAATTCTTTAAGATGTTTGGGTTTAGAACCCTatctcttaattaattaaacagaATAACCTCCTGACCCTATAATATTTAGTGTATGAAATTCATAGAATATTAATGTGCTGGATGGATGACTACCAAAATTAGAACGGATGTCAATAAGACATTTATTTGAGTTTACACAGTAAAATCTTTCCCGCATATCAAAATACAGTTTCATAGAAGAAACGCATGCTTACTTGGGAAGAAGAATGACACATATTTCCAAGTAGCTCCTCAAGAAGTCTAATATGTATGTGTATCTCGGCTGATGGCATTTTTGAAGGGGATAATTCTACAAGTGAAGCCGATAGAAAAGCATAGCGCTTGGCTACAATAGTGGTAGTTGCTGCTGCAGTTAAAGGTCTAACCAAACACTCCAAAATTTGTTGCCTTAAGAAAGGAACTGTTGTTCCATGTTTCCCCTTTCCAGTGACCGCATAACGAATGCAAGCTGCCCAATCTGGTGTAGATTCTACAGACTGTGCCATAATAATATTCTGTAACTGAACCATAATCCAGCTTTCCCAAGCCTCTAAAAGGCCATTGACATCAGAATGCAATATGCCAGCCAATGCTTCAGCAGCAACACACTGCTTAGACCTCTCGCTTGAATTTGCAAATTCTTCCAACGTACTCTTTAGTGGTAATAGTACAGTGACCCCACATTCCTGTATCAACCGTTTGAAAATCCGAGCAAAATTTGGGTAAAAAGTACCACTTCCTATATATGATATCCAACTAGGAGTGCGGGGCCATGAAGCTGAGAAGTCAAAATAAAAACGGGTAATTGATTTGTCGGCATGACTCTGGAAAGAAGAGTTTCGATGGTTTCCACCAGAGGCTGCAGCATCAGCATCAGTTATGTGAAGATGAGAGAGACTGTTAAAAGTCTCGCTGAAAAATCCTTCTTCCTGAAAAATTTGTGTCAAAGCGCCTTCAAGGGATGACTTTGAATCTATTTGCATCTCCACAGGCGAGTCACATTCCTCCTGAACCGAAACTTTGTAAGGtgattcttttaataaagtaTTCAAGGCCGAGATTGCAAGTATTCTAGTTTGGGGGAGATGacttttcaaattcatcaagAAGTGACCTGGAAAAAGCATTGGGatagaaaattcaagaaataGGGAAAAAATCATTCAGTGCATAATGTCATCAAAAAATTGACTGATCAAACCGGTAGTTTCACTGAGGATATTTGAGGAGCTTGGATTATTCCGAGATGCCATCGCCAATAGAAGTAAAACTCTGTTAGCCATCAAATTGTACCTACAAAGAAGGAAAGGAACATTTAACCGATTTTAAAATCACACAAGTCAAAGTCAGTACAGCAATGAGTTACATCATTGTGTGTGTTTGTTCCTCAACGTCCAATGAAGAGTTTGATTGATCTTACAGACCATAAACATTTAAACTACAATAAGTAaagcaaaataagaaatttaccTCCAGTGTAAGCTGGTAGAATGAAAACTCATGGACCTAAGCTTATAAACCAAAGCAGCAAAATCCATTTCATCCATTTGTTTCTCGGATGTTAAGAAAATGCTCTTAGATACTCCAGAAAAGTGGATgttaaatttgacaaatagcTGCAGAAAGTCACATAAGATATTACTGAAGGTTCTTCTTTGATGAGGtagatattatttaaaaatagaataaaatcaCAATTGCCATCAAATTTTTTGGAGGTTGCTTTACCTCATTGATTGCTTTCTGGGCTTTCAGTGATTCATGATGGGAGCTTCAGGCAAAAAGGAGAGTAAGTGCACATGGCagatatttaaaagatatcaACTTAAGGCAGAAGAAAAGTAAGTTACCTTgaaagaattccaaaaataaatgatgaaaacGACTTTGAATTCTggtacaaaaagaaaaatatatcatgaacattttaaaactaatacaATCTGTTTAAAAACCTCTGTTATGATAGTTACCACTGTTATATGCTTCAGAACTGGTTGGGTGGCCAGAATTGTACAGGAACCTAGTACAGCATATTCAGGTGACTCAGCATTCTTTAAATTCTcagaaagagagagaacaCACTTTGAAATCATAGATGGCCACCTCTTTAGCAACTTTATAAGATACTTCCCAGCATGGCTGTGCAGCaagccaaaattttaaatgagaactgttaaaacatttataatattacattggaaatcatatataaaattgacaaaCCAAAAACATGCAGAGTTGACATCAATGTAAAGAACTGTCACTAAATAACATTATAATAATGGAAAAGAATAAGATACCATATTGATGAGcagaaaagtaataaaaagttGCCAATTACCAGGGAACTCTACACAACTAAAATCTGCAGAAAATCTTAAGACTTTTTGTACTGttgaaaagtaattaaaatcgACTAGTGTTATCATTCAAATATTGGAAGTAAATCTCTAGGAAAGATCCAAGAGGCTCCCAATACGATGCCAATGACTAAATATACCAAAAAGAACCAACTCCTAAAGTTCATATCATCCTCAATTTGATTAACTTTCAGTTATGAAAGAAGCCCACATTCACTCCTTAGTCTTCCTTTTTCGGGAGACAAGAATACTGGAAGGCATTCAATCGTCATCTGGCCTTTAAAGAGCCATCCTGTTTGCAATGTGGAAATCAGAAAATCAGGTAACAATGGTGCTTGCCAATTCCCACATACGATCATAGAAAAAGCATCTTGCAAGAAGATCAGTAACCCCCCACCACCACAAAGTATTAGCCATTAGGGATGTATTATTGTACTTGAGCCCAAAACCTTAACTGGCAAATCTAACAAAACAGTGTTACTAGAAAGTAGTCAAGAGCTTAACAACTAGAAAAGTACTGTTAATGACTTAGTAAGCTGAACCCCACGAAATACTTGATGAATGGAAGACTGGCAATAATAAAGCATGCAGACAAAACTAATAGACACAGTAAAGCAACAGAACCAAATACATACTGGGCTATTTAGCATTCAACCACTCTATTTAAATGCCTTGCTTATATGGAAGGAATTAACTTCAGATAGCCAATTCCTCAATAGGTAACTGAACATTACAGAGCTTTCTATTGGAAGTAATGATCAATCGTAGCCAGCAATAGCATCTTAAAGGTAAACTTTCATTCAATTAACATAACATCATGATTCCCTAGCAAGTGACTAGCAGAATAATTGAAGTAGCATcaggaataaaaaaaactagagaTGGTGTGTCTCCATACAAAAACTCAACGGAAAAGAAGAGGTATAGAAGCACCAAGTACAAAAGGATTTAACAAGCTTACATTCAACTAACAAACCACAACTCCGGAGTTGTTACATTATATCATTGGCGCAGATAGGTCTCCAATCCCTTATAAAGTTTGCCCATCAATTTAGGGGTGAAACAATGTAGTCCTGGAAAAGGAACTTTTCCAAAAAGGGGGGAGACTCTGCTTCTGAAGATCCGTCTCCAATCCCTTATAAAGTTTGCCCATCAATTTAGGGGTGAAACAATGTAATCCTGGAAAAGGAACTTTTCCCAAAAGCGGGGAGACTTGACCTTTGTTTCGGATTTCTATGTCAATGAGTTATCTGAGAAAGCCCTATGAAGCACTTCCTATAGAAGGCAGTTAAGGAGGGCAAGAAGGCTTATAACTGGAAAATTATATTGAACCCCGTGGACTTTGCAGGTATAGGTATTGGTATAATTTGAGATTTCATAACAAGGCTCCTCAGGCTAAATGACTTTGGCCTTTTCATCATGAGACCAATACCTTGTGGTAGTAGGTCTGATGTATCTTATGTTACTGTATAGCTGggttttaaaagtatttttaagtGGTTGATCAACCAGTTACCTGCAAGgataccaatttgttaggAACAAAATACCTTCTGATATCTTCACAATGGTACGATATTATCCATTTTGGGCATATACCTGGCCTCATTTTATTAGAGATGGTTGTCCTCCCTTATAAACCCACCTAGGTGGGACTTTGATCGCATTCTCACTTGGAGCTTTctgttttctctctttttgtttgttgctCAGTTGAGATGGACaggacactttttttttttaatccaagGACACTTTTTTCTGGGAGGGTAAGTAGTTGGGAAATCCACAATGAAGAATCAGTTGGTGGCTGCTAGTTTGTCTCTCCCCATGCCTGCATTTATTGCTGTTCGAATGTGCTTTGTTCAGCAAGGAAATGTTTGATATTTTCAACCTTCTTAGCTTGGGGAGTTTTGTTATCTTAGGGAGAAAGAGATGTTCACATTTGGAACCCTAGTTCATACCAAGGGTTCTCATGTAGatcctttttatttgtttgattaatcCTTCTCCCTCAAGTGATTTAGTCTTTGCTTCATCCAACCGTGCACAAAATTGGGAAATTTTACATCAAAAGGCTCACTTCTTGTGCAGAACAAGGTTAAATGGTTGCATTAATATTAAATGTTATGACTTACACATGAACAGTTTCATGTCTAGCTACAGGGTAGAGTCTTAGAAGACTTACACACGAACATTTTCATAACTGTGCAAGGAGAGCTGTAAGAGATCATCCACCAGAAGAATCACATGCTCTGATGGACAGAAATTTCCAGAAACTCGGTATAAATGGTAGGACGATTGTGATGATCTCCACGTACTGTGCATGTATGCTTTGTCAATAAGTGCCCACCTTGGcctgataaattatttttaaaaaaataatactcaGAATTGAGAGAGGGACTCAAGTTAAACACCAATATAATATCTAACCACAATAACATCACCGTGTTAAGtccaaaaaaaggaaaaaaaaaaagagaaaaaaaggggaaaatacTACCTTTTCTTGCCTTTAGAGCAAGTGGACATGATAAAATTTGTAGGAGGCTCAATAATAGCAGCGGATTCCAACTTCCAAGCATGCCTATGGTTGGACCATTCATCATATTCCAGACTAcctatatgaaataaaattcaatagtTGTTTTATGAAGGGATACGAATCAAAGTTGAGACagacaaaaacacaaaagtgTAGCCAggacaataaaaacaaaacttatacATATACTTTACCATAATTTCCCAAAGCATTCATTATGCGAATAATGAGCATCAATAAACCATTGTCATCAGCTTTTTTTTCCAGCAAATACCTGCTCACCACATGATGAAAGTGGCAATCAGCTTATTAGACCACGAGAaactgaaataaaaataagattcaTTCTGTACCTGCAGGCTATATGTATAATTTCGGCAGCTTTTTCCCTTAATTTAGTGGAACCAACACTTGGACCTGATGCCCCAGCTATGAAGAAAGAATGAACTGAACTTCCAACCTTCCCATTCTTCACGGATGGAATGAAATCAGGCAAGCAAGACAAAACACCTTGCAAGGAAGAATCAATGCGCAATAGAATCACTTTCAAGTGATCTTTCTCATCTCCTGCATGATCAAATAGCAAACAGTATGGTGTTAGTAGTTAGTTTCTTGCATAACCATAATCTTGAGGCAAAAAACACCAATCAAACACGTGAATGTCATGAGCTACTCATaatcttaataaaaatcaCATGCATTCAGATAATTGCaagaaaaactataataagGATCTCTGAAATTAGTAGACTCCTTGTtttgtaaacaaaaacaaaaacataaacagAAAAGGTCAGCGAACTCCTAAAACTACTCATATCCTTCCTGATAAAATCTACCTAGGTTTGTGCAAGCACTGCTTGAGAGGAACAAGAATGTAGAGCACCTGGATCAGCATGGGTTTTGCTTTCACAAATTTTTAACAGATCATCCAAAGCtgattgaaaatgaagatcCAATAATTCATTTGCAAACTGAATTTCTTCATCATTAGGAATGTGCCACTTGGGGATAACTAATGGTGACTCGTCATTTGAATAATCTTTTGTACTGATCCATTCCTCTAATGCTGAAACATCAGGGTGACGTACCGTGCACCTATACCAGAAATTTCAAAGTCCAATTAAATTGGGAAAAAGAGTAAAGAGATGAATGTAGGGAGATCAACTAGAATCCTATTGAAAAGAGATGGGCATACATGTACTGATCAATAGGATAATAGAGAATCAAACTCCCTAGGAGAGACCTAAGAAGATGATCAGCAGCCCCGTTCACCTGTTATACatccataagaaaaaaattcaaaacagaCTAAAAAACTTAGTCATCGAGGAGTTCAAACTGTCATTTGAGATCATAGTTGATTATCAAGAAACAGCAAGCAGACGTTGACCTTCCATGATGGAGAATCAAAACCACATGCAATAGCTTCCTTGAATTGGTCTTTATAAGGAAGTAGTGCTGGGCCTCCAAAACTGACGGCTACAGATAACATCTTCAAGTGATAGTCAATTGCGGTTTCAAGAGCTGGAGAAAGTGCTGTTTTTTcctgaaaagaaaattgttacaCTTCACAGGCTATCAAATTATTGAGACAAAATGTGTGAAGCTAAAAGAACCTTGGATTTTCCTCCCCCTCCAAATTCTGTACTAGGCATTGTTTTCATAGAGGACATAGCAGATGACAAAACTGGCGCAACAAGTTGAGCAACTGCCTCTTCTGGATCAGAATGAACACATGCACAACAAAGAAGTCCAACCTCTGCAACTGCACCAGGAAGAATATTTGTCTTGACAAATTTCGAAATTTTCTTCAAGGCCTGTAAgtgataaaagaaataaaattataccctgtggaaaaacaaatttatgagGAACATTCAATTCCTTCATTTTGGGATGGTAGGATACAAAGAAGGGGTAAAGAAGAGATAAACCCTTAGCCAAAGGAAGTATATGAGCAGCAATACTATATCTAAGAAATAAAGGACAGAATTCGCACCAAGGGACATAAGAACGATAGTAAAAAGCCTATTAAGTTGCTCGAAAGACAAAGTTGAAGCAGCAATGA of the Cucumis sativus cultivar 9930 chromosome 3, Cucumber_9930_V3, whole genome shotgun sequence genome contains:
- the LOC101205528 gene encoding proteasome activator subunit 4 — protein: MHLYNAWLPPPVALETTKEKESFALVVNSLKDSYRPDDLDSVYSTLKWVSVIDLFIKAKSEVSLEDVAAIVDIGLELFHMSQDKLYAQVRWGNILVRILNKYSKRLSLKVQWRPLYNTLVHTHFTRNTGPEGWRLRQRHFEAITSLVRSCRRFFPAGSAADIWAEFRSMLDNPWHNSSFEGSGFVRLFLPTNLDNQDFFSHNWIEECMKYWDSIPNCQFWNSQWAAIIARVVKNYSFIDWECFLPTLFTRFLNMFEVPVANGSGSYPFSVDVPRNTRFLFSNKMGTPSKAIAKSIVYLLKPGSSAQLHLEKLVNLLEQYYHPSNGGRWTYVLDQFLLHLVFTFRKRLQAEQKADENNQNKLYLGPSERKSFVKTILKLIDRGQYSKNEYLADTVAAATSILSYVEPSLVLPFVAYRFVMALETMTATHQLKTAVMSVAFVGRPLFLTSLSASTVRSSDLVADDKFDDLLMISLSNALLGMDANDPPKTLATMQLIGSLFSNLASLNDNSDELSIIPMIRFSEWLDEFLCRLFSLLVDLEPSSVLNDGLLSSSASGTFLVDEGPYYYCMLEILLGRLSKPLFAQALKKISKFVKTNILPGAVAEVGLLCCACVHSDPEEAVAQLVAPVLSSAMSSMKTMPSTEFGGGGKSKEKTALSPALETAIDYHLKMLSVAVSFGGPALLPYKDQFKEAIACGFDSPSWKVNGAADHLLRSLLGSLILYYPIDQYMCTVRHPDVSALEEWISTKDYSNDESPLVIPKWHIPNDEEIQFANELLDLHFQSALDDLLKICESKTHADPGDEKDHLKVILLRIDSSLQGVLSCLPDFIPSVKNGKVGSSVHSFFIAGASGPSVGSTKLREKAAEIIHIACRYLLEKKADDNGLLMLIIRIMNALGNYGSLEYDEWSNHRHAWKLESAAIIEPPTNFIMSTCSKGKKRPRWALIDKAYMHSTWRSSQSSYHLYRVSGNFCPSEHVILLVDDLLQLSLHSYENVRVHAGKYLIKLLKRWPSMISKCVLSLSENLKNAESPEYAVLGSCTILATQPVLKHITVNSKSFSSFIFGILSSSHHESLKAQKAINELFVKFNIHFSGVSKSIFLTSEKQMDEMDFAALVYKLRSMSFHSTSLHWRYNLMANRVLLLLAMASRNNPSSSNILSETTGHFLMNLKSHLPQTRILAISALNTLLKESPYKVSVQEECDSPVEMQIDSKSSLEGALTQIFQEEGFFSETFNSLSHLHITDADAAASGGNHRNSSFQSHADKSITRFYFDFSASWPRTPSWISYIGSGTFYPNFARIFKRLIQECGVTVLLPLKSTLEEFANSSERSKQCVAAEALAGILHSDVNGLLEAWESWIMVQLQNIIMAQSVESTPDWAACIRYAVTGKGKHGTTVPFLRQQILECLVRPLTAAATTTIVAKRYAFLSASLVELSPSKMPSAEIHIHIRLLEELLGNMCHSSSQVREVIGVTLSVVCSNIRLLTSHPHDHSLEDVDVELKEERWAKLLIERTTQAVKNIQNSSHSFKLDTAQNGHSNVDSEDDVKWMETLFYFLLSLMKSGRSSQLLDVIVGLLYPVISLQETSNKDLSALAKAAFGLLKWRVFWEPHLQKVISVILSSAGDSNWRTRSATLTYLRSFMHRHTYILKSSEKQQIWRTVEKLLTDNQVEIREHAATVLAGLMRGGDEDLAKDFRERACREANDLQGKRRKRNLSSGQSLATVHGAVLALAASVLSAPYDIPGWLPECVTLLARFSVEPSPVKVTVTKAIAEFRRTHADTWNIQKDLFSEEQLEILADTSSSSSYFA